The Triticum aestivum cultivar Chinese Spring chromosome 7B, IWGSC CS RefSeq v2.1, whole genome shotgun sequence genome window below encodes:
- the LOC123160767 gene encoding uncharacterized methyltransferase At2g41040, chloroplastic isoform X1: MLFGFYMCPRRAIYRSGFKCSNCNKSFTSKDIFLDLTVTSGMKEYSELKPARTELVRSPLVSFLYEREWRQNFNRSGFPGRDEEFQMAQDYFQSVVDGILIDVSCGSGLFSRKFASSGAYSAVIALDFSKFMPRQCYDYIKQEETPMNTNPALVRADISRLPFASCSIDAIHAGGAIHCWPSPSNAI, translated from the exons ATGTTGTTTGGCTTCTACATGTGTCCCAGGCGAGCGATTTATAGGTCAGGATTTAAGTGTTCAAATTGCAACAAGTCATTCACCAGCAAAGATATCTTCTTGGATCTCACTGTCACCTCAGGAATGAAAGAATACAGTGAACTCAAGCCTGCTAGAACTGAGCTGGTCAGGAGCCCGCTCGTCTCCTTTCTTTATGAGAGGGAGTGGCGTCAGAACTTCAATCGGAGTGGCTTCCCTGGCCGCGATGAAGAG TTCCAAATGGCTCAAGATTATTTCCAGTCAGTCGTTGATGGTATACTCATTGATGTCAGCTGCGGCAGTGGCTTGTTTTCAAGGAAGTTTGCAAGCTCCGGGGCATACTCAGCTGTGATTGCTTTGGACTTTTCTAAGTTTATGCCCCGCCAATGCTATGACTACATCAAACAAGAAGAAACCCCTATGAACAC GAACCCCGCTCTCGTAAGGGCCGATATTTCGAGGCTCCCTTTTGCTTCATGTTCAATTGATGCCATTCATGCTGGAGGTGCTATCCACTGCTGGCCATCCCCTTCAAATGCA
- the LOC123160767 gene encoding uncharacterized methyltransferase At2g41040, chloroplastic isoform X2, producing MKEYSELKPARTELVRSPLVSFLYEREWRQNFNRSGFPGRDEEFQMAQDYFQSVVDGILIDVSCGSGLFSRKFASSGAYSAVIALDFSKFMPRQCYDYIKQEETPMNTNPALVRADISRLPFASCSIDAIHAGGAIHCWPSPSNAI from the exons ATGAAAGAATACAGTGAACTCAAGCCTGCTAGAACTGAGCTGGTCAGGAGCCCGCTCGTCTCCTTTCTTTATGAGAGGGAGTGGCGTCAGAACTTCAATCGGAGTGGCTTCCCTGGCCGCGATGAAGAG TTCCAAATGGCTCAAGATTATTTCCAGTCAGTCGTTGATGGTATACTCATTGATGTCAGCTGCGGCAGTGGCTTGTTTTCAAGGAAGTTTGCAAGCTCCGGGGCATACTCAGCTGTGATTGCTTTGGACTTTTCTAAGTTTATGCCCCGCCAATGCTATGACTACATCAAACAAGAAGAAACCCCTATGAACAC GAACCCCGCTCTCGTAAGGGCCGATATTTCGAGGCTCCCTTTTGCTTCATGTTCAATTGATGCCATTCATGCTGGAGGTGCTATCCACTGCTGGCCATCCCCTTCAAATGCA